In Oncorhynchus kisutch isolate 150728-3 linkage group LG11, Okis_V2, whole genome shotgun sequence, the genomic stretch gtgacaaaacaaggagtcattgtaccatctaaactgctgtgagatatattttccataaccaaaaatattgtatttttagtTGTTTTCTGGtgtacaaaaataaacaaaaacaaaatttaAGAACTGGAAAAATAAAAATATCGCACATTGAACAATCTACCGCTTCTTAACTTGTTTTCAATGAGAATCATAGATCCATAACTGGAtcgggtcacccaaaaagttacatattgtagctttaaaAGGCTTTTAGATTGGGGTTGCAGATGTCATTGAAATTACTTGCAAATAGGCCTATTTAGCTGGAATTTATACTGTTTTATGTGATATATTGACGCTCTCTAGTGGCCAAAACGAAAAAAATATATCTGAAAACCTACAGCTCCCATAATGCGTTTCTTTATTGCCAACATTTCCGCATTGAAAGCATGcatttacagtagctagctagtaacTTGTTTCGCCGTATAAAAGCTATACTAACATTACATTTCTTTGTAACCTGTTGATAGCGGCAATGAACAGTGAAGGTATCAAGGCGATATTGCTCGACTTGGATAACACACTCATTGACACAGCGGGTGCCGGTGGAGTGGCCATTCAAAAAGTGAGTAGCACGGCCGTTTCATGACATTCCATTCTCCCCCGAGTAAAGTAGGCTTACAGGTACTTGATTCGATTGTCCTTTGCTTGATCAAAACATTCCCTGGGTTGTTTAGGTACACATATTACGATCAGCATTGATTTCTTTGTTTCCTAGGTCACAGAGCTCTTGAAGACAACATTAGACCATGAACACACCATTGCCATTTGTGACAGATTTAAGCACAAACTCCATCACGAGACCTTTGACCCAGCTGGTGGTAGGACAATAGATGAGGTGCGGATCAGCCACTGGGAGGAGAGCATCCAGGAGGTTATGGGTGGGAGTCCCAGCTCTAACCCCACCCTTGCCAGTGAGTGCTACTACCAATGGAAGAACACTCGCCTGGAGCTTCTAACCATAACACCTCCAGTACTTACCCTGCTGAAGCAGCTGAGGACCAGCCACAAACTGCTGCTGCTGACCAATGGAGAGACCCAGACACAGAGGGAGAAGGTAGTGGCGGTGGGGTGTCAGGGGCTGTTTGATgcagtggtggtggggggagagCATGCAGAAGAGAAGCCAGCCCGCTCCATCTTCACCCATTGCTTTGGCCTGCTCGCGGTGCAGGCTCACGACTGTGTTATGGTGGGAGACTCCCTGGACACAGACATTGTCGGGGGGTTTAAGGCAGGGGTTAGAGCCACAGTGTGGATTAATAACGGAGGGGTGTGTCCACCTGAGGGATCTGTCAATCCAGACTACACCATTCCCTCTGTGCTGGATTTACCTGAGGTGCTGGCCAAGTTGAAGTGAAAGTACGGGGAACAATGTCTAAACCAATCACATGAAGATTGTTTCCAAAGGTTaatgaaaacatgtttgtttttttgtaaaaGGGATTGTCAAAATCATCTTATTTTCTTTCATATTCAATCTGGATGAAAGACAAAATTACTTTACAGCAACAATTATTTTCTTACCTACCAAAATTCTGTTTCATTGTTCATCGTCTCTACTCTCTAATGCAGCTAATGTATAATTCTGTCATTTTATGTTATCTGTTGGTGGAGGTAGGTATTACATATAGTTTACTGGAAATATGAAGCTGAAGCCTGTGCACAGGTCCGAAACAACTGAGCCACTTGAATGGGTCGTGATTGTCATTCCGAAAAGTAACGTCTACTTAGTCTAAATGTCAAAACTCACTTTCCCTAGTGGTCACATGAATCAACTTTGTCTAATGCTTAAAGTACACCatcaaagtgtattttcttaaaaAATGTCACTCTAAATAGACTGATTTACAGTATTGTATGCTGATAAATACtctgagggaaaatgtacttgatatgattgtgatgtgttgtctcaCCAAGCCCCCTTAAGATGAATATACTAATTATAAGTCTCTGTGTATAGAGCGTCAGCAAAATGACAAATGTTATTTATATATTACAGTTACTGTGCAATATCTTTACAATTTTTGGTAGATTCCAACTATCCTTTGACTTATCTCTTAACTCAGCCATTATTTATGATAGGTTAGAGACCAtttttatttttcacctttatttaaccaggtaggccagttgagaacaaattctcatttacaactgtgacctggccaagataaagcaaagcagtgcgacaaaaacaacaacacagagttacacatgggataaacaaacgtacagtcaataacacaatagaaaaatctatatacagtgtgtgcaaatgtagtaacattagggaggtaaggcaataaataggccatagtggcgaaataattacaatttagcattaacactggagtgatagatgtgcagatgaagctgtgcaagtagagatactggggtgcaaaaaagCAAAAAGAAATAacaatatgaggatgaggtagttgggtgggctatttacagatgggctgtgtacaggtgcaatgctcagtaagctgctctgacagctgatgcttaaaggcagtgagggagatataag encodes the following:
- the nanp gene encoding N-acylneuraminate-9-phosphatase encodes the protein MNSEGIKAILLDLDNTLIDTAGAGGVAIQKVTELLKTTLDHEHTIAICDRFKHKLHHETFDPAGGRTIDEVRISHWEESIQEVMGGSPSSNPTLASECYYQWKNTRLELLTITPPVLTLLKQLRTSHKLLLLTNGETQTQREKVVAVGCQGLFDAVVVGGEHAEEKPARSIFTHCFGLLAVQAHDCVMVGDSLDTDIVGGFKAGVRATVWINNGGVCPPEGSVNPDYTIPSVLDLPEVLAKLK